A region of uncultured Desulfobacter sp. DNA encodes the following proteins:
- the pheA gene encoding prephenate dehydratase, producing the protein MTDLEIKDKENQTPLSPLRGEIDRIDERILELINQRLEIGKKVGEIKKQKGGQILDRNRERMVIERLSRINPGPADESLIQYIFNVIITATREIQRPVTIGFLGPVASNSHIAALHYFNHCGEFVEQPGFFDIFNNIKRKELHFGIVPVENSIEGAVSYTLDLFADFDIHVTAEHYEPISYDLLSISGELKDVKIVYSHPQAIAQCKNWLKKHLPDAIVMDTTSTSKAALMASKDERIAAIASVKAAHFYTLLPVASKIEDRAGNITRFLVIGGAAPERTGNDKTSIMFATAHAPGALFRALSPVNQSGLNMVKLESRPTRRQNWSYNFFMDIEGHIQDEKVFQTIEEIRRQTLYLKVLGSYPIASNKEILQ; encoded by the coding sequence ATGACAGACCTGGAAATTAAGGACAAAGAGAACCAAACGCCCCTGTCTCCGCTTCGCGGGGAAATAGACCGCATTGACGAGCGCATCCTTGAACTGATTAACCAGCGCCTTGAAATCGGAAAAAAAGTAGGTGAGATCAAAAAGCAGAAAGGCGGCCAGATTCTGGACCGGAACCGGGAACGCATGGTGATTGAAAGGCTTTCCCGGATCAATCCCGGCCCTGCCGATGAAAGTCTGATCCAGTACATTTTCAATGTGATCATCACGGCCACCCGGGAAATTCAACGGCCTGTGACCATAGGTTTTCTCGGCCCCGTTGCAAGTAATTCCCATATTGCAGCCCTCCACTATTTCAATCACTGCGGAGAGTTTGTGGAACAGCCTGGTTTTTTCGATATTTTTAACAATATTAAGCGAAAAGAGCTTCATTTCGGCATCGTTCCCGTCGAAAATTCCATTGAAGGGGCTGTCAGTTATACCCTGGACCTGTTTGCCGATTTTGATATTCATGTTACAGCAGAGCATTATGAGCCTATCTCCTATGATCTGTTATCCATTTCAGGAGAACTTAAAGACGTTAAAATCGTTTATTCTCACCCCCAGGCCATTGCCCAGTGCAAAAACTGGTTGAAGAAACATTTGCCCGATGCCATAGTCATGGATACCACCTCCACATCAAAGGCTGCACTGATGGCCTCAAAGGATGAACGGATTGCAGCCATTGCATCGGTCAAGGCCGCTCATTTTTATACTCTGCTGCCGGTGGCATCAAAAATAGAGGACCGTGCAGGCAACATTACCCGGTTTCTTGTGATTGGAGGAGCTGCTCCGGAAAGAACCGGGAATGATAAAACATCTATTATGTTTGCCACGGCCCATGCTCCGGGTGCTCTTTTCAGGGCTCTGTCCCCTGTGAACCAGTCCGGACTGAACATGGTCAAGCTTGAATCCAGACCCACGCGCCGTCAGAACTGGAGCTATAATTTTTTCATGGACATTGAAGGACATATTCAGGATGAAAAAGTATTTCAAACCATTGAAGAGATTCGAAGACAGACCCTGTATTTAAAGGTATTGGGATCATATCCGATTGCCTCAAACAAGGAGATATTGCAATGA
- a CDS encoding shikimate dehydrogenase, with product MIDADTRVFCVFGNPVRHSKGPIIHNAALKKQGINAVYLAFEVQDAAQAVQAVRTLDIRGASVTIPFKESVMAHIDWIDPTARAIGAVNTLVNDDGVLKGYNTDCLAAVAPLIPFGIAGKTVCIVGAGGAARAVAYGIAAHKANIIITNRTEQKGLSLAQAVHGLFIPAREMESIKADVLINTTSIGMTPKEDQISFPAGALTSDMVVMDVVYTPLKTRLLEAAEQKRCTTIDGLSMFIAQAAAQFELWTGVTPDTDLMRSILSSNM from the coding sequence ATGATTGATGCGGATACCCGGGTTTTTTGTGTATTCGGAAATCCTGTCAGGCACTCCAAAGGCCCCATAATTCATAATGCGGCGTTGAAAAAACAGGGCATAAACGCCGTTTACCTCGCTTTCGAGGTGCAGGATGCGGCCCAGGCGGTGCAGGCCGTGCGCACCTTGGATATCCGGGGCGCTTCTGTGACCATTCCTTTCAAGGAATCCGTCATGGCACATATCGACTGGATCGATCCCACGGCCCGGGCCATTGGTGCCGTAAACACCCTGGTCAATGACGATGGTGTTCTCAAAGGTTATAATACGGATTGTCTGGCCGCCGTGGCCCCCCTCATTCCCTTCGGCATTGCCGGAAAAACCGTTTGCATCGTAGGTGCCGGCGGCGCAGCCCGGGCTGTGGCCTACGGCATTGCCGCCCATAAGGCGAATATCATCATCACCAATCGCACGGAACAAAAAGGCCTTTCCCTTGCCCAGGCGGTTCATGGTCTGTTTATACCTGCCCGGGAGATGGAAAGTATTAAAGCTGATGTGCTGATCAATACCACAAGTATCGGCATGACACCCAAAGAGGACCAGATTAGCTTTCCAGCCGGGGCATTGACATCTGATATGGTGGTGATGGATGTGGTGTATACCCCGTTGAAAACCCGGCTGCTTGAAGCAGCGGAACAAAAGAGGTGCACAACCATTGACGGTCTGTCCATGTTCATTGCCCAGGCCGCAGCCCAGTTTGAATTGTGGACGGGTGTGACCCCTGATACGGATCTGATGCGGAGCATACTTTCAAGCAATATGTAA